A stretch of Patescibacteria group bacterium DNA encodes these proteins:
- a CDS encoding type II secretion system protein: MRRKGFTLIELLVVTGIIGLLATLAVVALNNARQKARDTKRLVDINAIRKAMAFKFDNNEVGDYQCDEARGPSNAWVFPVYTCDGLASYLPRFANIKDPLNTDNPCDGTNTDGCNYAFYNPPYSGTAYLIYFHLEGSTKLGNSGAANCVATASNYSCADNVSFFYYCSNTCQGDQKWQTCSIYDANGSGCIDANDRSYFWNNR; this comes from the coding sequence ATGCGACGCAAAGGTTTTACATTGATAGAGTTATTAGTTGTCACTGGCATTATTGGTTTGCTGGCAACTTTGGCCGTGGTGGCGCTAAATAATGCGAGGCAGAAAGCCAGGGATACTAAAAGATTAGTTGACATTAATGCTATTAGAAAAGCCATGGCTTTTAAATTTGATAATAATGAAGTTGGTGATTATCAGTGCGACGAGGCGCGCGGTCCAAGTAATGCTTGGGTTTTTCCAGTTTATACTTGTGATGGGCTTGCCTCTTATCTGCCAAGATTTGCTAATATTAAGGATCCTTTAAATACTGATAATCCTTGCGATGGAACTAATACAGATGGTTGTAATTATGCCTTTTATAACCCACCATATAGCGGTACTGCTTATTTAATTTATTTTCATTTAGAAGGTAGCACTAAGTTGGGTAACAGTGGTGCAGCTAATTGTGTGGCGACAGCTAGCAATTATTCATGTGCTGATAATGTCTCTTTTTTCTATTATTGCAGTAATACTTGTCAAGGTGATCAAAAGTGGCAGACATGTTCTATTTATGATGCTAATGGCAGTGGTTGCATTGACGCCAATGATAGATCATATTTTTGGAATAATAGATAA
- a CDS encoding type II secretion system protein, with protein MRHKGFTLIELLVVTGIIGLLATLAVVALNNARQKARDTKRLVDINAIRKAMAFKFDNNEVGDYQCDAARGPSDIWVYPVYTCDGLASYLPRFANIKDPLNTDNPCDGTNTDGCNYAFNSPPYSGTAYLIYFHLEGSTKLGNSGAANCVATASNYSCADNVSFFYYCSNTCQGDQKWQTCSIYDGDGSGCIDANDRSYFWNNR; from the coding sequence ATGCGACATAAAGGTTTTACATTGATAGAGTTATTAGTTGTCACTGGCATTATTGGCTTGCTGGCAACTTTGGCCGTGGTGGCGCTAAATAATGCGAGGCAGAAAGCCAGGGATACTAAAAGATTAGTTGACATTAATGCTATTAGAAAAGCCATGGCTTTTAAATTTGATAATAATGAAGTTGGTGATTATCAGTGTGACGCGGCGCGCGGTCCCAGTGATATTTGGGTTTATCCAGTTTATACTTGTGATGGGCTTGCCTCTTATCTGCCAAGATTTGCTAATATTAAGGATCCTTTAAATACTGATAATCCTTGCGATGGAACTAATACAGATGGTTGTAATTACGCCTTTAATTCTCCACCATATAGCGGCACTGCTTACTTAATTTATTTTCATTTAGAAGGTAGCACTAAGTTGGGTAACAGTGGTGCAGCTAATTGTGTGGCGACAGCTAGCAATTATTCATGTGCTGATAATGTTTCTTTTTTCTATTATTGCAGTAATACTTGTCAAGGTGATCAAAAGTGGCAGACATGTTCTATTTATGATGGCGATGGTAGTGGTTGCATTGACGCCAATGACAGATCATATTTTTGGAATAATAGATAA
- a CDS encoding alanine--tRNA ligase: MTTNELREKFLDFFATKGHAIIPSASLIPEHDPTVLFTTAGMHPLVPYLLGESHPKGKRIADVQKCIRTTDIDEVGDQWHLTFFEMLGNWSLGDYFKKEAIEWSWEFLTDSRWLGIDSERLAVSIFAGDKDAPRDDEAEGYWLNAGVPKERIFTYPKEKNWWGPAGETGPCGPDTEMFYDTRRPHDPHYGQECHPNCDCGRWTEIWNDVFMQFNKQADGAFVPLKQKNVDTGMGLERVVAVLTGKTTVFETDAFQSTIDAIIGLLPNSVAQPSANSSIRIIADHIRAAVFIMGDDLGVLPSNVDQGYVVRRLIRRAVRHGHTLGIERGFTKVVASAVIGHFASTYPELERNADRILKEIDAEEVNFRMTLERGSKALERILAGKNAVNGNDAFELYTTYGFPLELIKEIAKEKGVPVDETGYSSAFAAHQALSRSGAQKKFKGGLADHTEKIVRMHTATHLLHQALRMVLGKDVYQKGSNITEERLRFDFSYPQRLTPEELARTEGIVNEKIAEDLPVLWEEMAVEEAKQKGAMGIFTERYGEKVKVYRIGDASKGSGQIFSQEICGGPHVDHTALVGHFSIVKEEAVSAGVRRIKAVVT; encoded by the coding sequence ATGACAACCAATGAATTGCGGGAAAAATTCCTTGATTTTTTTGCCACCAAAGGGCACGCTATCATCCCTTCTGCATCCCTTATTCCAGAGCACGATCCCACCGTGCTTTTTACCACCGCGGGCATGCATCCGCTGGTTCCTTATCTCTTAGGGGAATCGCATCCTAAGGGGAAGAGAATAGCTGACGTGCAAAAATGCATACGCACGACGGATATTGATGAGGTGGGAGACCAATGGCATCTCACTTTTTTCGAAATGCTAGGCAATTGGTCGCTCGGGGACTATTTTAAGAAAGAAGCGATTGAATGGAGTTGGGAATTTTTAACCGATTCTCGGTGGCTCGGTATTGACTCTGAACGGCTCGCAGTAAGCATATTTGCAGGTGATAAGGATGCGCCGCGCGATGATGAAGCGGAAGGCTACTGGCTCAATGCCGGCGTGCCCAAGGAGCGCATTTTCACCTATCCCAAAGAGAAGAATTGGTGGGGGCCTGCGGGCGAGACAGGGCCGTGCGGCCCGGATACGGAAATGTTTTATGACACCAGGCGTCCCCACGATCCACACTATGGCCAAGAATGTCATCCGAACTGCGATTGCGGGCGCTGGACTGAAATTTGGAATGACGTATTCATGCAGTTTAATAAGCAGGCTGATGGAGCCTTTGTGCCGCTGAAACAGAAAAACGTGGACACTGGTATGGGTCTCGAGCGGGTCGTCGCGGTGCTCACGGGCAAGACGACTGTATTTGAAACGGATGCATTCCAAAGCACCATTGACGCGATCATCGGGCTTCTCCCGAATTCTGTGGCACAGCCGTCCGCAAATTCAAGCATACGCATTATCGCCGATCATATACGCGCCGCGGTGTTTATCATGGGTGACGATCTCGGCGTGCTCCCGTCCAATGTGGACCAAGGATATGTGGTGCGGCGCCTGATACGCCGTGCCGTGCGGCATGGCCACACCTTGGGGATAGAGCGGGGATTTACCAAAGTCGTCGCGAGCGCGGTCATCGGACATTTTGCGTCCACCTATCCTGAACTTGAGCGGAATGCGGACCGGATACTGAAAGAAATTGATGCGGAAGAAGTGAATTTCAGAATGACACTAGAGAGGGGGAGTAAGGCATTGGAGAGGATTTTAGCGGGCAAGAACGCCGTAAACGGCAATGACGCGTTCGAGCTCTATACTACCTATGGATTCCCCCTTGAACTCATTAAGGAAATCGCGAAGGAAAAAGGAGTGCCAGTTGATGAAACTGGATATAGCAGCGCATTTGCGGCGCATCAGGCGCTTTCTCGAAGCGGCGCACAGAAGAAATTTAAAGGAGGACTTGCTGACCATACGGAAAAAATCGTCCGCATGCATACGGCAACCCATCTTCTCCATCAGGCGCTGCGCATGGTGCTGGGCAAGGACGTATATCAGAAAGGTTCAAATATTACTGAAGAACGATTACGATTTGATTTTTCCTATCCTCAACGGCTCACTCCCGAGGAGCTTGCCCGCACAGAGGGGATAGTGAATGAAAAAATTGCAGAAGATCTGCCTGTACTCTGGGAGGAAATGGCCGTGGAGGAAGCTAAGCAAAAAGGCGCCATGGGCATATTTACCGAACGATATGGAGAAAAGGTGAAAGTGTATCGCATCGGGGATGCCTCGAAAGGTTCAGGACAGATTTTTTCCCAAGAAATTTGCGGAGGCCCTCATGTAGACCACACAGCCCTTGTGGGCCATTTTTCCATAGTAAAGGAAGAAGCGGTCAGCGCGGGGGTGCGCCGCATTAAAGCAGTAGTCACATAA
- the infA gene encoding translation initiation factor IF-1, whose product MQTNRKGFIDAIGEVVELLPAATFRVKLENGHEILCHLSGKMRMNRILLLPGDRIKIEMSPYDLSKGRITYRF is encoded by the coding sequence ATCCAAACGAACCGGAAAGGTTTTATTGACGCCATTGGCGAAGTCGTTGAATTACTGCCGGCGGCCACCTTTAGAGTGAAATTGGAGAACGGCCATGAAATTTTATGCCATCTCTCCGGGAAAATGCGTATGAACCGCATTCTTCTTTTGCCGGGTGACAGGATAAAAATAGAAATGAGTCCGTATGATCTGAGTAAAGGAAGAATTACTTACAGGTTTTGA
- the rpmJ gene encoding 50S ribosomal protein L36 yields MKVRASVKPICTKCKIVRRHGRLYVTCANPKHKQRQG; encoded by the coding sequence ATGAAAGTACGTGCATCAGTAAAGCCAATTTGTACGAAATGCAAGATAGTGCGGCGCCATGGCCGTCTTTATGTCACATGTGCGAATCCGAAACATAAGCAGAGGCAAGGATAA
- the rpsM gene encoding 30S ribosomal protein S13 → MARIAGVTLPPHKRIDIGLSYIYGIGRSLSVRILAQTNVNPATRVKDLNDDEVSRLREYIEKQYKVEGDLRREVMLNIKRLKEIGSYRGIRHARGLPVRGQRTKTNSRTVRHNERRTMGSGRKPAAQKT, encoded by the coding sequence ATGGCTCGTATTGCAGGTGTAACGCTTCCTCCACATAAGAGAATAGATATCGGCCTAAGCTATATTTATGGCATAGGGCGTTCATTAAGCGTGCGCATACTTGCGCAGACGAATGTGAATCCGGCAACGCGCGTAAAAGACCTGAACGATGATGAGGTATCACGTCTGCGCGAATACATCGAGAAGCAATACAAAGTGGAAGGTGATCTGCGGAGAGAGGTGATGCTCAACATTAAACGTTTGAAAGAAATTGGATCCTACCGCGGCATCCGCCATGCGCGGGGTTTGCCGGTACGCGGCCAGAGGACAAAGACCAACTCAAGGACGGTGAGGCACAATGAGCGCCGTACCATGGGATCTGGCCGCAAGCCTGCCGCACAAAAGACTTAA
- the rpsK gene encoding 30S ribosomal protein S11, translating to MEENTTPNSPLPQESQKIEVAAAKAAAPHPHKANKPLQSRGHVHILATFNNTLVTVTDLGGNVLTWASAGKCGFKGPKKATPYAAGVIIRAVADKAKEMGIREIEVFVRGVGAGRESAVRALAANGFLITAIRDVTPIPHNGVRAPKPRRI from the coding sequence ATGGAAGAAAATACTACACCAAATTCTCCATTACCACAAGAATCTCAAAAAATTGAGGTAGCCGCAGCAAAAGCAGCGGCACCCCACCCCCATAAGGCGAACAAACCGCTGCAAAGCCGTGGGCATGTCCATATTCTTGCTACCTTCAATAATACCTTGGTGACCGTGACAGACCTTGGCGGCAATGTACTCACCTGGGCTTCTGCGGGAAAATGCGGATTCAAGGGCCCCAAGAAAGCGACACCCTACGCGGCCGGGGTCATCATTCGTGCGGTAGCGGACAAGGCGAAGGAAATGGGGATCCGTGAAATAGAAGTATTTGTGCGTGGTGTGGGTGCAGGCCGCGAATCGGCAGTGCGCGCACTTGCGGCAAACGGCTTTTTGATTACTGCAATTCGCGATGTGACCCCTATACCTCATAATGGGGTTCGTGCGCCGAAACCGAGACGAATTTAG
- the rpsD gene encoding 30S ribosomal protein S4 has translation MGRKLGPKGKISRRIGEKLQLKGERDLSAKHAFTRRNYPPGIHGPKGYGRLTEYGIQLREKQKLKALFGMMERQFARAMEKALTFKGETGSKLLELLERRLDNVIFRLHLASSRAQARQLVSHRYVLVNNKRVSIPSYEIKVGDSISFTPRFLSLQIVKDRLAAQKSMNLNAPSWLEFDYDALKGMVVHIPELKECEPNIDTRLIVEFYSR, from the coding sequence ATGGGACGAAAATTAGGGCCAAAAGGTAAGATTAGCCGCAGAATTGGAGAAAAGCTCCAGCTTAAAGGTGAGCGCGATTTGAGCGCGAAACATGCGTTTACCAGAAGGAATTATCCTCCCGGAATTCATGGACCGAAAGGATACGGGCGCCTCACAGAATATGGTATTCAGCTGCGGGAGAAGCAAAAGCTCAAAGCGCTTTTTGGGATGATGGAGCGACAGTTTGCGCGCGCCATGGAGAAAGCTTTGACATTTAAAGGGGAGACGGGCTCGAAGCTGCTTGAATTGCTGGAGCGCAGGTTAGACAATGTGATTTTCCGATTGCATCTTGCGTCATCGCGCGCGCAGGCTCGCCAACTCGTCAGTCACAGATATGTGCTCGTAAATAATAAAAGAGTATCTATCCCTTCTTATGAGATAAAGGTAGGGGACAGTATAAGTTTTACTCCGCGGTTTTTATCGCTCCAGATTGTGAAAGACCGTCTTGCCGCTCAAAAATCGATGAATTTAAATGCACCCTCGTGGCTTGAGTTTGATTATGATGCGCTCAAAGGAATGGTGGTCCATATTCCGGAGCTAAAAGAGTGCGAACCTAATATCGATACGCGGCTCATTGTAGAATTTTATTCACGTTAA
- the rpoA gene encoding DNA-directed RNA polymerase subunit alpha produces MVEPLIHPRHITLVEETDNRTQFTIEPLYPGYGTTLGNSLRRILLSSLPGCAISAMAIPGVHHEFSTLKDIKEDVVDILLNLKQVRFRMEGEHEEPVPITLEFNGSGEILAKEFKTFAGIEVVTPLVHIATATSPDTEFNLVVYLTRGRGFLPVESREKEKLDIGTIAIDAIYSPVRHVALNLEHVRVGQMTNFDKIVLTVETDGSISPKDALIQSLDIFRDQISSLVFEDAQEHMKSSVEEPTHESGESQPQEKSDGGNNVQEEAALDAPKKKTKRSKKNAA; encoded by the coding sequence ATGGTAGAACCTCTTATTCATCCAAGACACATTACTCTCGTTGAAGAAACTGATAATCGTACACAGTTTACGATCGAACCTCTCTATCCGGGATATGGGACGACGCTCGGGAATTCCTTAAGGCGCATACTTCTCTCTTCACTGCCAGGGTGCGCGATCAGCGCGATGGCGATCCCCGGGGTCCACCATGAATTTTCCACTTTAAAGGATATCAAAGAGGATGTGGTAGATATTCTATTGAATTTAAAACAAGTGCGGTTCCGCATGGAGGGCGAACATGAGGAACCGGTTCCCATAACGCTGGAATTTAATGGGAGCGGTGAGATTTTGGCAAAGGAATTCAAAACATTCGCAGGGATAGAGGTTGTAACACCGCTGGTGCATATCGCCACCGCGACCAGCCCCGATACAGAATTTAACCTCGTCGTATATCTTACGCGTGGGAGAGGATTTTTGCCTGTGGAGTCCCGAGAAAAAGAGAAGCTTGATATTGGCACTATTGCCATAGATGCGATTTATTCGCCTGTGCGGCACGTAGCGCTCAATTTAGAGCATGTGCGGGTGGGCCAGATGACAAATTTCGATAAGATAGTGCTTACCGTAGAAACTGACGGAAGCATATCCCCGAAAGACGCTCTTATTCAGTCACTTGATATATTCCGCGATCAAATATCATCACTCGTGTTTGAGGATGCGCAGGAACACATGAAATCGTCTGTGGAGGAACCAACGCATGAGTCCGGAGAATCGCAGCCTCAAGAAAAATCAGACGGGGGAAATAATGTACAAGAAGAAGCAGCGTTAGATGCGCCTAAGAAAAAGACAAAGCGAAGCAAGAAGAACGCGGCATAA
- the rplQ gene encoding 50S ribosomal protein L17 gives MATSLVLYDQIQTTEAKAKALRPFVERLITLSKNPTLANRRMLIKVFYTKGAVRKACDVLGPRYKDRKGGFLRITHLGTRRGDAARLAHITFV, from the coding sequence ATGGCAACGAGTCTGGTATTGTATGATCAAATCCAGACGACAGAGGCAAAGGCGAAGGCGCTCCGCCCCTTCGTGGAACGGCTCATTACCCTCTCGAAAAATCCCACATTGGCAAACCGAAGGATGCTCATCAAAGTGTTCTACACGAAAGGCGCGGTGCGCAAGGCATGTGACGTATTAGGGCCTCGATATAAGGATCGCAAAGGAGGATTTTTACGGATTACCCATCTCGGGACACGCCGTGGCGATGCGGCGCGTTTGGCGCATATCACATTTGTATGA
- the rplM gene encoding 50S ribosomal protein L13 yields the protein MNAVSKPAAITLDASGESLGRLASLAAQYLQGKHLVSYSPNKDEGVSVTVKNLSSVHMAVPKLTGKRYYTHTNYPGNMRIATLKEKWTKNPQKLFVKMVGGMLPKNKLRKERLKRLLFA from the coding sequence ATGAACGCAGTATCCAAACCCGCAGCCATCACACTCGATGCGTCAGGGGAGAGTTTAGGTAGGCTCGCGTCTCTCGCTGCCCAGTATCTTCAAGGCAAGCATCTCGTGTCATATAGTCCCAATAAAGACGAGGGTGTGTCAGTCACAGTTAAGAATCTCTCGTCAGTGCATATGGCAGTGCCAAAACTTACGGGTAAGCGTTATTATACCCACACCAATTATCCCGGCAATATGCGTATTGCCACCTTGAAGGAGAAATGGACAAAGAACCCGCAAAAATTATTCGTGAAGATGGTAGGAGGCATGTTGCCTAAAAATAAATTAAGAAAAGAAAGGCTCAAGAGGCTCTTGTTCGCATAA
- the rpsI gene encoding 30S ribosomal protein S9 has protein sequence MSSSSASTPKKIARKPATRRTPAPKYTRTEKAIPVVRHVTPKAHHELKSATPKAEQSEKRFFYAVGRRKESIVGVRLYFTQPAAFKVNGKDLEKYFSYPLYEALGHAPLGAVGLEGKVSVIARAQGGGKHGQAVALRMAVSRALVVYDEQLRPTLRAHGYLTRDPRAKERKKYGLKRARRAPQWQKR, from the coding sequence ATGTCTTCCAGCAGCGCATCAACACCCAAAAAAATAGCACGCAAGCCCGCTACAAGACGCACCCCCGCGCCAAAGTATACGCGAACGGAAAAAGCTATACCTGTCGTAAGGCACGTCACCCCCAAAGCGCATCATGAATTGAAAAGCGCAACGCCAAAGGCAGAGCAGAGCGAGAAGCGTTTTTTCTATGCGGTCGGGCGGAGGAAAGAATCTATCGTGGGGGTGAGGCTCTATTTCACGCAACCTGCAGCATTTAAAGTCAATGGGAAGGATCTTGAAAAGTATTTTTCCTATCCTTTATATGAAGCACTCGGTCACGCACCTTTGGGTGCCGTGGGTTTAGAGGGCAAGGTATCAGTGATTGCACGCGCGCAAGGGGGAGGGAAACACGGTCAGGCGGTAGCGCTGCGTATGGCGGTAAGCCGGGCGCTTGTGGTATATGATGAGCAATTGCGCCCCACCTTGCGTGCGCACGGGTATCTGACGCGCGATCCAAGAGCAAAAGAAAGGAAGAAATACGGCTTAAAACGCGCCAGGCGCGCGCCGCAATGGCAGAAACGCTAA
- a CDS encoding glycosyltransferase family 4 protein codes for MSVPQLPKGKILLVTTDYPPATGGVAWYYENLVRRLNAAETPSVSPMARERFRGGDARVVVLLLGRWTLTPWWPLLIFPLLLKTIKLKTDVWWVGQVLPVGTVVWLLSHLWPKYYIVSTHGMDVLLPLYSPRKRWLMKRILNRATLITTNSEWTKQKIIENYFSRNKEQGTRNKIEVIYPEPKPKRKAAREEILALRTRLGIPHDAKVLLTVSRLVARKGIDCVLRALPEVWRRSPHLHYVIVGEGDQLPVYQSIVYQLAPSVGVNGHLSIHFVGKASDEELAVYYSLADEFILLPRESHGDVEGFGIVFLEADQYHVPIIATLSGGTGEALQKCKQVTVVHDPFNIHEVANAIISNLKPIDG; via the coding sequence ATGTCGGTACCGCAATTACCCAAAGGGAAAATATTATTGGTAACTACTGATTACCCGCCTGCGACAGGAGGGGTAGCGTGGTATTATGAAAATTTAGTGCGCAGATTGAACGCTGCGGAGACCCCCTCCGTCTCCCCCATGGCAAGGGAGAGATTCAGAGGAGGTGATGCGAGAGTTGTAGTATTATTGTTGGGTCGATGGACGCTCACGCCATGGTGGCCGTTATTGATATTTCCCTTATTACTTAAAACTATTAAACTTAAAACTGATGTCTGGTGGGTGGGGCAGGTGCTGCCAGTGGGTACGGTGGTATGGCTGTTATCACATCTTTGGCCTAAATATTATATTGTTTCAACACATGGCATGGACGTGCTTTTGCCTTTGTATTCCCCAAGGAAGCGATGGCTCATGAAGCGTATATTAAACCGCGCCACATTGATTACTACAAACAGCGAATGGACGAAGCAAAAAATTATTGAAAATTATTTTTCAAGGAACAAGGAACAAGGAACAAGAAACAAAATTGAGGTAATATATCCTGAACCGAAACCGAAACGAAAGGCGGCGCGTGAAGAGATTTTAGCGTTGCGGACAAGGCTGGGAATCCCTCATGATGCGAAAGTCTTACTGACGGTGAGCAGGCTTGTGGCGCGAAAAGGAATTGATTGCGTATTGCGCGCATTGCCGGAGGTATGGCGCCGTTCGCCCCATCTTCATTATGTGATTGTGGGAGAAGGCGACCAGTTGCCAGTTTATCAGTCCATAGTTTATCAGTTGGCGCCATCCGTAGGGGTGAATGGCCATTTATCCATACACTTTGTCGGGAAGGCGAGCGACGAGGAGTTGGCGGTTTATTATTCTTTGGCGGATGAATTTATTTTATTACCGCGAGAATCTCACGGCGATGTGGAAGGATTCGGCATTGTATTTTTAGAAGCGGATCAGTACCATGTACCAATTATTGCAACACTTTCTGGAGGCACGGGAGAGGCATTGCAAAAATGCAAGCAGGTGACTGTTGTTCATGATCCTTTCAATATTCACGAGGTAGCAAATGCAATTATATCAAATCTTAAACCTATTGATGGTTAA
- a CDS encoding glycosyltransferase family A protein, with protein sequence MDTISIIIPAFNMQRALARCSVHVAEQTLKPSEVIIVDDGSIDGTAIWAEEARRTLPFEVSVLTQDHRGASAARNCGFKQSHGTLVVFLDADVILKKHALERLYISLNQKSKISAQGGSASGGKNQNLGVGYAYSSFRWGRKKFPSYPFDAARLRQMPYIHTTSLIKRETLPENPFDEQLKRLQDWDLYLTLLERGTIGAYVPEILFTVETKGTMSRWLPSIMYQIPFTKFGMNISRLNKYREAEQIIKTKHKLNN encoded by the coding sequence ATGGATACAATTTCAATAATAATCCCCGCCTTTAACATGCAGCGTGCGCTTGCGCGCTGTAGTGTGCATGTTGCGGAACAAACTCTAAAACCCTCGGAGGTTATTATTGTTGACGACGGTTCAATCGATGGAACTGCCATATGGGCAGAAGAAGCAAGGCGTACATTACCCTTTGAGGTCAGCGTACTGACACAAGACCATCGGGGGGCATCAGCAGCCCGTAATTGTGGATTTAAACAATCTCACGGCACACTGGTCGTATTTCTTGATGCGGATGTGATATTGAAAAAACACGCGTTGGAAAGGTTGTATATATCGTTAAATCAAAAATCAAAAATCTCCGCCCAAGGCGGATCCGCCTCAGGCGGAAAAAATCAAAATTTAGGAGTAGGTTATGCCTACAGTTCATTTAGATGGGGGCGGAAGAAGTTCCCTTCCTACCCTTTTGATGCAGCTCGCTTGCGCCAGATGCCCTATATCCATACTACCTCCCTGATAAAACGCGAAACGCTCCCGGAGAATCCATTTGATGAACAATTAAAACGGCTGCAGGATTGGGATCTTTACCTCACGCTTCTTGAACGGGGTACCATAGGTGCCTATGTGCCGGAAATTCTATTTACCGTGGAAACAAAAGGCACCATGAGCCGTTGGTTGCCGTCCATCATGTACCAGATACCTTTTACCAAGTTTGGCATGAATATTTCGAGACTTAATAAGTACCGCGAAGCAGAACAAATTATTAAAACGAAACACAAGCTTAATAATTGA
- a CDS encoding PEP/pyruvate-binding domain-containing protein: protein MGNLKKMKRIAHRTEKVLLFVRELSSISKKDIALAGGKGASLGDLMRAGLPVPAGFVVTAAAFDRFLEENELLEDIDAQLSRVNYKDTNSIDRASNVIRALILEAPFPKDLRQEVIKFFGTLNTSFVAVRSSATAEDSKTASWAGELETYLNTIAKTLFANIQKCWASLFSPRAIFYRHEKRLHRVKVSVAVVVQAMVESEVAGIAFTVHPVTKDKNQMIIEAGWGLGEAVVSGQITPDSYVLHKKDYSVIDLHTARQEKKLVRNQKGNGDCWVSVPKKLRTKQKLTTAQIKTLAELCMRVERHERFPCDIEWALVRGKFYLLQSRPITTL, encoded by the coding sequence ATGGGTAATCTAAAAAAGATGAAAAGAATTGCACACAGAACCGAGAAGGTTCTGTTATTCGTTCGTGAATTGTCTAGTATTTCAAAAAAGGATATTGCTCTTGCAGGTGGGAAGGGGGCAAGTTTGGGTGATTTGATGCGGGCGGGGCTGCCGGTACCCGCTGGATTCGTAGTGACAGCAGCGGCATTTGATCGGTTTCTGGAAGAAAATGAATTGCTTGAAGATATCGATGCGCAATTAAGCAGAGTGAATTATAAAGATACGAATTCAATTGATCGTGCATCAAATGTGATTCGTGCGCTTATCCTTGAGGCTCCGTTTCCTAAAGACCTGCGGCAGGAAGTTATAAAATTTTTTGGCACACTTAATACTTCCTTCGTGGCAGTGCGCAGCAGCGCGACTGCGGAGGATTCAAAGACGGCAAGCTGGGCAGGGGAGTTGGAGACTTATTTAAATACTATTGCAAAGACATTATTTGCGAATATCCAAAAATGCTGGGCGTCGCTTTTTAGCCCACGAGCGATTTTTTACCGTCATGAGAAGCGATTGCACCGCGTGAAAGTGTCAGTTGCGGTTGTCGTGCAGGCGATGGTCGAGTCAGAGGTTGCCGGAATCGCATTTACGGTGCATCCGGTGACGAAAGACAAAAATCAAATGATTATAGAAGCAGGGTGGGGATTGGGGGAAGCGGTGGTGTCCGGCCAGATTACCCCTGATTCGTATGTGCTGCATAAAAAAGATTATTCAGTAATAGATCTCCATACTGCCAGACAAGAAAAAAAACTTGTACGCAATCAAAAAGGAAATGGCGACTGTTGGGTTTCTGTACCTAAAAAACTACGGACAAAGCAAAAGCTTACGACTGCACAAATAAAAACATTAGCGGAGCTCTGTATGCGCGTCGAGCGCCATGAGCGATTTCCTTGCGACATTGAGTGGGCATTAGTCCGTGGCAAGTTTTACCTGCTCCAGAGCAGACCTATCACAACCTTATGA
- a CDS encoding GIY-YIG nuclease family protein, producing the protein MFFYVYVLQSIKDNNKYIGYTNNLKRRLEEHRKGLNFATKFRLPFKLIYFEGCLNINDAKRREHYLKGTQGRRFLGLRLQEYTRSKPAFGVGS; encoded by the coding sequence ATGTTCTTTTATGTCTATGTACTACAAAGTATAAAGGATAATAATAAATACATAGGGTATACGAATAACCTGAAAAGGAGACTGGAAGAACATAGGAAAGGCTTAAATTTTGCAACAAAGTTTAGACTACCATTTAAACTCATTTACTTCGAAGGATGTCTTAATATAAACGACGCCAAACGCCGTGAACATTATCTGAAAGGAACTCAAGGCCGGAGATTCCTAGGTCTGCGACTACAGGAATACACTCGCAGTAAACCAGCGTTTGGCGTGGGAAGTTGA